A portion of the Cellulophaga algicola DSM 14237 genome contains these proteins:
- a CDS encoding glycoside hydrolase family 117 protein, whose amino-acid sequence MKIHTPIIALFFLIACSASAQSFPYKLPKEKPSIPLSTSMERNYDGYLAPEPKDNELYSQFKYTELKGLDYNNHDGTISRRDPSKVIFENGKYYVWYTYRHTATPPKGAASATETIPSADWDLAEIWYATSKDGFTWKEQGVAIPRPPKPNLGHRSVSTADILKWKGKYYMYYQGFSEPSGTRGDDCPVLMSYATSPDGPWTATNKIVIPNGAKDTWDQYSIHDPYPLVYKGKIYLYYKSDFVGRPNLVRMQGLATAEDPFGPFTKNPLNPVLNSGHETTLFPFKTGIAALSIRDGNEHNTIQYSEDGINFNIAAITELMPDAAGPFIPDAFTDTKDGRGITWGISHFTSVNGWDTNHAVLTRFDCDLSLDVDDQGMKKAHVYHRPEFYYKQGLNKEQQERIRLQNEALKEKE is encoded by the coding sequence ATGAAAATACACACACCCATTATCGCTTTGTTTTTTTTAATTGCGTGTAGCGCAAGCGCACAATCTTTCCCTTATAAACTACCAAAAGAAAAACCATCAATACCGCTAAGTACTTCAATGGAGCGTAATTATGATGGGTACCTAGCACCAGAACCAAAAGATAATGAACTTTATTCTCAATTTAAATATACCGAATTAAAAGGCTTAGACTATAATAATCATGATGGTACCATTAGTAGGAGAGATCCTTCTAAAGTGATTTTTGAAAACGGAAAATATTATGTTTGGTATACCTATCGACATACCGCTACCCCTCCTAAAGGTGCAGCATCTGCAACAGAAACAATCCCTTCTGCCGATTGGGATTTGGCTGAGATCTGGTATGCAACGAGCAAAGACGGTTTTACTTGGAAAGAGCAAGGTGTTGCTATTCCTCGACCTCCAAAACCTAATTTAGGCCACCGTTCCGTATCAACAGCCGATATTCTTAAATGGAAAGGAAAGTACTATATGTATTACCAAGGTTTTAGTGAGCCTAGTGGAACAAGAGGCGATGATTGCCCTGTTCTGATGTCTTATGCTACTTCACCAGATGGACCTTGGACCGCCACCAACAAAATTGTTATTCCTAATGGAGCAAAAGATACATGGGATCAATACTCTATTCATGACCCCTATCCACTGGTTTATAAAGGTAAAATTTATTTATACTATAAATCTGATTTTGTGGGCAGACCAAACTTAGTACGAATGCAAGGTCTAGCTACTGCCGAAGATCCCTTTGGACCATTTACTAAAAATCCCTTAAACCCAGTATTGAATTCTGGGCACGAGACTACCCTTTTTCCTTTTAAAACCGGTATAGCTGCCTTAAGTATTAGAGATGGAAATGAACACAATACCATACAATATTCAGAAGACGGCATCAATTTTAATATTGCCGCTATTACAGAATTAATGCCAGATGCTGCAGGTCCTTTTATTCCTGATGCTTTCACAGACACCAAAGATGGTAGAGGTATTACTTGGGGGATATCACATTTTACTAGTGTAAATGGTTGGGACACAAATCACGCTGTTTTAACCAGGTTTGATTGTGATTTAAGCTTAGATGTAGACGATCAAGGCATGAAAAAAGCCCATGTCTATCACAGGCCCGAATTTTATTATAAGCAGGGATTAAATAAAGAACAGCAAGAGCGTATTCGTTTGCAAAATGAAGCATTAAAAGAAAAAGAGTAA
- a CDS encoding family 16 glycosylhydrolase produces MKSILNKLKITLLTSCLFAAGSVIAQKSPHFNDGEDPKPTTQKWKLVKNMSDEFEGKKVDEKKWQISGQGWIGRAPGLFQSENIKVEDGGLKITTRLLPQPVTKQGKEYTHGGGYVGSVNGMTYGYYECEMKANKTFMSSTFWLINESKELEGCDKRTTELDIQESVGQITNDAEWMKNFDQSMNSNTHSRNIPEGCDYEKGSNKSGALVGGKVYDDYHVYGVWWKSKDEVQFFLDGNFLAKVTPPADYDIEMYLRMVVETYNWNPVPEDGGMNGTEAERTTTYNWVRSWELVDGKK; encoded by the coding sequence ATGAAATCAATTCTAAACAAACTAAAGATTACCCTACTTACTAGTTGCCTATTTGCTGCCGGTTCGGTCATCGCACAAAAATCTCCACACTTTAATGATGGTGAAGATCCAAAACCAACCACTCAAAAATGGAAACTGGTAAAAAACATGTCCGATGAATTTGAGGGCAAAAAAGTAGACGAGAAAAAATGGCAAATTTCTGGGCAAGGTTGGATAGGTAGAGCTCCCGGCTTATTTCAATCAGAAAATATAAAAGTGGAAGATGGTGGCTTAAAAATCACTACGAGACTGCTACCGCAGCCCGTAACAAAACAAGGTAAAGAATACACACACGGTGGCGGTTATGTTGGCTCTGTTAATGGCATGACCTATGGGTACTATGAATGCGAAATGAAAGCCAATAAAACCTTCATGTCTTCTACTTTTTGGCTCATAAACGAGTCTAAAGAATTAGAAGGTTGTGATAAAAGAACTACTGAGTTAGATATTCAAGAGAGTGTTGGACAAATTACCAATGATGCCGAATGGATGAAGAATTTTGACCAATCTATGAATTCCAACACACACAGCAGAAATATTCCTGAAGGGTGTGATTACGAAAAAGGCTCGAATAAATCTGGTGCTTTGGTGGGTGGAAAAGTATATGATGATTACCATGTGTATGGTGTATGGTGGAAATCAAAAGATGAAGTACAGTTTTTTCTAGACGGTAATTTTCTTGCAAAAGTAACGCCGCCTGCAGATTATGACATTGAAATGTATTTAAGAATGGTCGTAGAAACGTACAACTGGAATCCTGTTCCAGAAGATGGCGGAATGAACGGCACTGAAGCCGAAAGAACGACCACTTACAATTGGGTACGGTCTTGGGAATTAGTTGATGGTAAAAAATAG
- a CDS encoding alpha-L-fucosidase yields MNATKLLLISISILLLGCKTNRETTYEPVFESLKKHDAAPEWFQDSKLGIYFHWGPYSVPAYGSAWYPHNMYKDQGDIRKHHEKTYGSIHDFGYEDFIPMFKAEEFDPENWADLFEMAGAKFAGPVAQHHDGFAMWDSDVNPWNAADMGPKRDILGELFTSLEKRNIKTIATFHHARNGQRNAHKPEAWKTAYDSHYVYHPDLPTATTDPKLRKLFGNFETIEEFNQYWLDQVNEVVDKYHPDILWYDSWLNLIPEDKRMEMAAHHFNNGLKQNKEVVTAHKQDDLPLDYSVLDFEQGGRRDIHPLPWLTDITLGESKWMYVEGHPYKTADLVVRNMIDVWSKNGIVLLNVSPRADGVINQEQRNILKEIGDWLKVHGEAVYGTRTHTIFGYGPAKAVDGSHGGQSSKIKYTADDVRFTIAKDKKAMHVFFLGKPEVGKKIEMRAIGGYHRNIPPSQIKNVRLLGSDITVDWELTSESFYLTMPNVEMNDLATVFKFELE; encoded by the coding sequence ATGAACGCAACTAAGCTTTTATTGATTTCTATTTCCATCCTCCTTCTAGGTTGTAAAACTAACAGGGAGACTACTTATGAACCTGTATTTGAATCTTTAAAAAAACATGATGCCGCACCAGAATGGTTTCAGGATTCTAAATTAGGTATCTATTTTCATTGGGGACCTTACAGTGTACCAGCTTATGGTAGTGCATGGTACCCGCATAACATGTATAAAGACCAAGGCGATATTCGTAAACATCATGAAAAGACTTATGGTAGTATTCATGACTTTGGATACGAAGATTTCATACCCATGTTTAAAGCAGAAGAATTTGATCCCGAAAATTGGGCAGACTTGTTTGAAATGGCAGGTGCTAAATTCGCTGGCCCTGTAGCGCAACATCATGATGGCTTTGCCATGTGGGATAGTGATGTAAACCCATGGAATGCAGCAGATATGGGTCCGAAAAGAGATATTCTCGGTGAACTCTTTACCTCTTTAGAGAAAAGAAACATAAAAACCATTGCCACATTTCATCATGCAAGAAATGGGCAACGAAATGCTCATAAGCCTGAGGCTTGGAAAACAGCGTATGATAGTCATTATGTGTATCACCCTGATCTACCGACCGCCACTACAGACCCGAAATTGCGCAAACTGTTCGGTAATTTTGAAACCATAGAAGAATTTAATCAATATTGGTTAGATCAAGTAAATGAAGTGGTTGACAAATACCATCCAGATATTCTATGGTATGACTCTTGGCTGAATTTAATTCCTGAAGATAAAAGAATGGAAATGGCTGCACATCATTTTAATAATGGGCTGAAACAAAACAAAGAAGTGGTTACAGCACATAAACAAGATGATCTACCCTTAGACTATAGCGTTTTAGATTTTGAACAAGGTGGAAGAAGAGATATACACCCTTTGCCATGGTTAACAGATATTACTTTAGGAGAAAGTAAATGGATGTATGTTGAAGGGCATCCGTACAAAACAGCAGATCTAGTCGTTAGAAATATGATTGATGTTTGGAGTAAAAATGGAATTGTACTACTAAATGTTTCTCCAAGAGCAGATGGGGTTATCAATCAAGAACAAAGAAACATTCTCAAAGAAATTGGCGATTGGTTAAAAGTACATGGTGAAGCTGTTTATGGTACCAGAACACATACTATTTTTGGTTATGGACCTGCTAAAGCGGTAGATGGCTCTCACGGCGGACAATCTTCTAAAATAAAATACACCGCAGATGATGTTCGCTTTACCATTGCAAAAGATAAAAAGGCGATGCACGTATTTTTTCTGGGTAAACCAGAGGTAGGAAAGAAAATAGAAATGCGCGCTATTGGCGGGTATCATAGAAACATACCACCTTCTCAAATAAAGAACGTACGCTTATTAGGTTCAGACATTACTGTAGATTGGGAGCTTACTTCAGAGAGTTTTTATTTAACCATGCCCAATGTTGAAATGAACGACTTAGCCACAGTTTTTAAATTTGAATTAGAATAA
- a CDS encoding sulfatase-like hydrolase/transferase, translated as MIKSYHAIKNITILFIALASTLTYSQKKSVKPNVLLIYTDDHRYSGIHALGGMEVKTPNMDALIEDGVAFENAYLMGAFTGATCVASRAMLLTGTNVFELEGTGHTLPKENATFGEVFGAAGYNTHIIGKWHQDGASLKRSFTSGDKIMGRGVYLVDHFRMPFYDYETAGEFKKENAYLLVYDEQGKIVKAPIPKDAKRGPTGTEKNGPHTSEVFAKEAASYFKSYTSRKPFLMYLAFHAPHDPRQAPQEYKELYTTENIQLPPSYMAQHPFDNGHMFLRDEELAPWPRTPLVAKQQLADYYAIISHLDAQIGKVIKALKESGQYENTLIVLSGDSGLAVGNHGLMGKQNSYDEDGIHVPLIFSGNLIKNKGARYDSFAYIHDIFPTICDFTNVDAPNTVSGKSLLPIMTNKVKGVRDYTYHAYRQFQRAYRKGDYKLIEYVRAKDFSKKDGETEAGSKVTQLFHIKTDPWETQNLSFFPEHRALLTQMRNEMKVKALELGDKKENIEGEKYDFWDFY; from the coding sequence ATGATAAAGTCCTATCACGCTATAAAAAATATCACTATACTATTTATAGCATTAGCAAGTACACTTACATACAGTCAAAAAAAAAGTGTAAAGCCAAATGTTCTATTGATTTATACGGATGACCATAGATATTCAGGAATTCATGCACTAGGAGGCATGGAAGTTAAAACTCCAAATATGGATGCATTAATTGAAGATGGGGTAGCTTTTGAAAACGCCTACTTGATGGGTGCTTTTACGGGTGCTACCTGTGTGGCTAGTAGAGCTATGCTGCTCACAGGAACTAACGTATTTGAATTAGAAGGAACTGGACATACGCTACCTAAAGAGAATGCCACTTTTGGCGAAGTATTTGGAGCTGCAGGATATAACACCCATATTATTGGAAAATGGCATCAAGATGGAGCTTCTTTAAAACGTAGTTTTACCTCTGGCGATAAAATAATGGGCAGAGGAGTTTACCTCGTAGATCATTTTAGAATGCCCTTCTATGATTACGAAACTGCAGGAGAATTTAAAAAAGAAAATGCCTATTTACTGGTGTATGATGAACAAGGAAAAATAGTCAAAGCACCAATTCCTAAAGATGCCAAAAGAGGCCCTACAGGAACAGAAAAAAATGGTCCACATACTTCTGAAGTATTTGCTAAAGAAGCAGCTTCATATTTTAAATCTTATACGAGTAGAAAACCATTCTTAATGTATCTGGCGTTTCATGCTCCACATGATCCGCGTCAAGCACCACAAGAATATAAAGAACTCTATACCACAGAAAACATACAATTACCACCTTCTTATATGGCGCAACATCCGTTTGATAACGGACATATGTTTCTAAGAGATGAAGAATTGGCTCCGTGGCCTAGAACTCCACTAGTAGCTAAACAACAATTAGCAGATTACTATGCGATTATCTCCCATTTAGATGCACAAATAGGAAAGGTTATTAAGGCTTTAAAAGAAAGCGGCCAATATGAAAATACATTGATTGTTTTGTCTGGAGACAGTGGCTTAGCAGTAGGAAACCATGGCTTAATGGGAAAACAAAATAGCTATGATGAAGATGGTATTCATGTACCTCTAATTTTTTCTGGTAATCTTATTAAGAATAAGGGCGCACGTTATGATAGCTTTGCCTATATCCATGATATTTTTCCTACCATTTGTGATTTTACCAACGTAGACGCACCAAATACAGTTTCGGGTAAAAGTCTATTGCCCATCATGACGAATAAAGTAAAAGGGGTTCGTGATTATACGTATCATGCCTACCGACAGTTTCAAAGAGCCTATCGTAAAGGGGACTATAAATTAATAGAGTATGTACGTGCTAAAGATTTTTCTAAAAAAGATGGAGAAACTGAAGCAGGTTCAAAGGTTACACAGTTATTCCATATTAAAACAGATCCTTGGGAAACACAAAACTTATCTTTCTTTCCCGAACACAGAGCTCTGCTTACTCAAATGCGTAACGAAATGAAAGTAAAGGCATTGGAATTAGGTGATAAAAAAGAAAATATTGAAGGTGAAAAATATGACTTTTGGGATTTTTATTAA
- a CDS encoding glycoside hydrolase family 2 TIM barrel-domain containing protein, giving the protein MTKFKYLVASFFILIHLLAVGQTSSVKSEIQYLSGTGKDNTVDWQFYCSEGMNSGSWTTISVPSCWEQQGFGGYNYGQDDLATRHKEFGLYKHEFLAAEEWENKTIEIIFEGVMTDAEVKINGKLAGEIHQGAFYEFKYTITDLLKFGKTNLLEVKVNKVSANESINHAERKADFWVFGGIFRPVYLKISPKEYIERVAIDAQADGTINADIFSSSNKVKSVNMFLSDLDNNKIQDLTITENKQEKGTWHVTTTANDIKTWNPEKPNLYLLTIEVLDAKKKVLHTTSNRIGFRTVEVRERDGIYVNGKQIKFKGVNRHSFHPSSGRTTPKALSIEHIKMMKDMNMNAVRMSHYPPDVHFLNACDSLGLFVIDEVCTWHSPHLDTEVGEKIVKETVVRDVNHPSILLWANGNETGWNTDLDDDYALWDIQKREVIHPWNIFKKTNTLHYFQYHALANDGYSKDKILFPTEFLHGLYDGGHGAGLDDYWSKMRNMPLSAGGFLWDFADEAIVRTDKNNTLDTDGNHAADGIVGPYGEKEASYFTIKEVWSPIYIEDRFITPNFNGIFKVENRYHFTNLNENKMTAKWVQFNGPDESDKFKVLSESEIELPALEPNTKGTFSVTKPDNWQSADVLYLTAVDAQGMEIFTWSYPVKTPKALNAAYINSSEKSKFKKTIKDNSIAIEANGIHYTFSTKTGLLKEVIKNGKVIPFNNGPIILAQHDSVISVAIKSLKNSIEITTVFELKDKSPTWASHKELSSDVIKWTIHSNGLLDLAVDFKGKRVIKGYKGITFSFPESEVSGMKWLGDGPYRVWRNRMKGTQFKVWENDYNNTITGETEYVYPEFKGFFSSLYWVKVKGKNDNGFTVYCNSENTFLRMLTPENPSEDPNKRVSIEYPEGDISFVKNIPGIGTKFQEPDTMGPQGNTENYFGNSDEPIQIALTFEF; this is encoded by the coding sequence ATGACAAAATTCAAATATCTCGTCGCTAGCTTCTTTATTCTCATACACCTCTTAGCTGTTGGGCAAACCTCAAGTGTCAAATCAGAAATACAATACCTATCGGGTACTGGAAAAGACAATACAGTAGATTGGCAATTCTACTGCTCTGAAGGAATGAACAGTGGCTCTTGGACCACCATTAGTGTACCCTCTTGCTGGGAACAACAAGGTTTTGGCGGCTACAATTATGGGCAAGATGACCTTGCTACACGCCATAAAGAATTTGGTCTTTATAAACATGAATTTCTGGCTGCCGAAGAATGGGAAAATAAAACGATAGAAATTATTTTTGAAGGTGTCATGACCGACGCCGAAGTGAAAATTAATGGAAAGTTAGCAGGGGAGATTCACCAAGGTGCTTTTTATGAATTTAAATATACCATAACCGATTTATTAAAATTTGGGAAAACTAATTTATTGGAAGTTAAGGTCAACAAAGTTTCGGCCAATGAATCTATCAATCATGCCGAACGAAAAGCAGATTTTTGGGTTTTTGGTGGAATATTTAGACCTGTGTATCTAAAAATTTCTCCGAAAGAATATATAGAACGGGTTGCCATAGATGCACAAGCGGATGGTACCATCAATGCCGATATTTTCTCTTCATCGAACAAGGTTAAATCTGTAAACATGTTTCTATCTGACTTGGATAATAACAAAATTCAAGATTTAACTATAACCGAAAATAAACAGGAAAAAGGAACATGGCATGTAACTACAACAGCAAATGACATTAAAACTTGGAATCCTGAAAAGCCGAACCTTTATCTATTAACTATTGAGGTCTTAGACGCAAAGAAAAAAGTGCTGCATACCACTAGCAATCGTATTGGTTTTAGAACGGTTGAGGTTCGCGAACGCGATGGAATTTATGTCAACGGAAAACAAATTAAATTCAAAGGGGTAAACAGGCATTCTTTTCATCCTTCATCAGGCAGAACCACGCCAAAAGCATTGAGTATTGAGCATATTAAAATGATGAAAGACATGAATATGAACGCGGTACGGATGTCTCATTACCCGCCCGATGTTCATTTTTTAAATGCCTGTGATTCTTTGGGACTATTTGTTATTGATGAAGTCTGCACCTGGCACTCGCCACATTTAGATACTGAAGTAGGAGAGAAAATAGTGAAAGAAACGGTGGTTAGAGATGTTAACCACCCCTCTATTTTATTATGGGCAAATGGTAATGAAACAGGCTGGAACACCGATTTAGATGATGATTATGCCCTGTGGGATATTCAGAAAAGAGAAGTTATTCACCCATGGAATATCTTCAAGAAAACAAATACGCTGCATTATTTTCAGTATCATGCTTTAGCCAATGACGGTTATTCGAAAGATAAAATACTTTTTCCAACAGAATTTTTACATGGCTTATATGATGGTGGCCATGGTGCAGGCTTAGACGATTACTGGTCTAAAATGCGGAACATGCCACTTTCTGCAGGAGGTTTTCTTTGGGATTTTGCTGATGAAGCCATCGTTCGTACCGATAAAAATAACACGCTTGACACTGATGGCAATCACGCTGCCGATGGTATTGTAGGCCCATATGGAGAAAAAGAAGCCAGTTATTTCACGATAAAAGAAGTTTGGTCTCCTATTTATATTGAAGATCGATTTATAACCCCAAATTTTAATGGGATCTTTAAAGTAGAGAACAGGTATCATTTTACGAATTTGAATGAAAATAAAATGACCGCAAAATGGGTTCAATTTAATGGTCCTGATGAAAGCGATAAGTTTAAAGTACTTTCTGAATCTGAAATTGAATTACCGGCTTTAGAACCAAATACTAAAGGAACGTTTTCGGTTACCAAACCAGACAATTGGCAATCGGCGGATGTACTTTATCTGACTGCTGTAGATGCTCAAGGCATGGAAATATTTACCTGGAGCTATCCCGTAAAAACACCCAAAGCACTAAATGCTGCCTATATTAATTCTTCCGAAAAAAGTAAATTTAAAAAGACAATAAAGGATAATAGTATTGCGATAGAAGCCAATGGCATTCACTATACATTCTCAACAAAGACTGGTCTCTTAAAAGAAGTCATCAAAAACGGAAAGGTGATTCCTTTCAATAACGGACCCATCATTTTAGCACAGCATGACAGCGTAATTTCGGTAGCTATTAAAAGTTTAAAAAACAGCATAGAGATCACAACCGTTTTTGAGCTAAAAGATAAATCACCTACCTGGGCGAGTCACAAAGAGTTATCCTCAGATGTTATCAAATGGACCATTCATTCTAACGGTTTACTTGATTTGGCAGTTGATTTTAAAGGCAAAAGAGTTATAAAAGGATACAAGGGCATTACATTCTCTTTTCCTGAGTCTGAGGTAAGTGGTATGAAATGGTTGGGCGATGGCCCGTATCGGGTTTGGAGAAACAGAATGAAAGGTACCCAATTTAAGGTTTGGGAGAATGATTACAACAATACCATTACTGGTGAAACTGAATATGTTTATCCTGAATTTAAAGGCTTTTTCTCAAGCTTATATTGGGTGAAAGTTAAAGGAAAAAATGACAATGGTTTTACCGTCTATTGCAACTCTGAAAACACATTTCTACGCATGCTAACCCCAGAAAACCCATCCGAAGACCCTAACAAAAGAGTGAGTATTGAATATCCAGAAGGCGACATTTCTTTTGTAAAAAACATACCTGGTATTGGCACCAAATTTCAAGAACCAGACACTATGGGACCACAGGGAAATACTGAAAATTATTTTGGCAATTCAGACGAACCCATACAAATAGCATTGACTTTTGAATTTTAA
- a CDS encoding SGNH/GDSL hydrolase family protein, with amino-acid sequence MELPKAVTKGDGRLFLVLFIALVFTLQGQNKIKLKNNDIISFIGNSITQDGRYHMILQSYLTTRYPDLALEVYNNGISGDVADGVLYRFEKDILSLQPDYAFLKLGMNDIQRQLYAEGIEVTQEILKKREEALAHYYSQTTHIVALLKEHAIKPIFLTPTIYDQTAKIDQVNDVGCNEALAKCAAHIKMLAKENEAPLVDFYDYLNEINHTGQQKDSTFTIIGPDRIHPGDLGHFAMATK; translated from the coding sequence ATGGAGTTACCTAAAGCAGTAACAAAAGGTGATGGGAGGTTATTTTTAGTCCTTTTTATTGCTTTGGTATTTACGTTACAAGGCCAAAATAAAATTAAACTCAAAAACAATGATATAATAAGTTTTATAGGCAATAGTATAACTCAAGACGGCAGATATCATATGATCCTGCAATCTTATTTAACTACCCGATATCCAGATTTAGCCTTAGAAGTTTATAATAATGGTATTTCGGGTGATGTTGCTGATGGTGTTCTGTACAGGTTTGAAAAAGATATCCTTTCATTACAACCAGATTACGCCTTCTTGAAGTTAGGTATGAATGATATACAAAGACAGCTGTATGCAGAAGGTATTGAAGTTACCCAAGAGATACTAAAAAAAAGAGAAGAAGCATTAGCACATTACTATTCACAGACTACGCATATTGTAGCCTTATTAAAAGAGCATGCTATAAAACCTATTTTTCTGACGCCCACCATTTATGATCAAACGGCAAAAATAGATCAAGTTAATGATGTTGGTTGTAATGAAGCTTTGGCTAAATGTGCTGCTCATATTAAAATGTTAGCTAAGGAAAACGAAGCTCCATTAGTAGATTTCTATGATTATTTAAATGAAATAAATCATACGGGTCAACAAAAAGATAGCACGTTTACTATTATTGGCCCTGATAGAATTCACCCTGGAGATTTAGGTCATTTCGCGATGGCTACAAAATAA
- a CDS encoding glycoside hydrolase family 28 protein: MKKLVVFNITSLFIALLLLGAMVSFSLKPKIYDIKNFGAKGDSITINTKAIQKAIDKCSKNGGGIVVIKEGVYSSGTILLKDNVTLQIDKSAKLLGSANPQDYQSIDTFVDATGQKRGTCLIGAMGAKNIGISGSGSIDGNGTAFLPENLFIKKKALGISGEDRFGGNRPFLLRFVKSTQITLKNIHLREAAAWACHFFQSSNILVDNVSIYNHANQNNDGIDLDSSHDIIIKNCNINSGDDAICIKSTSPLPTYNVKVSNCTLKSDWGAIKFGTESMGDFYNIDIRDCKIEDTKGGGIKILSVDGANIHDVLIENIEMNHVDMPIFVRLGERLRTYRTTDKQAVGSIHNVRIKNIKATTRGLDSSRVSPPSGILITGTPKHKIGALTLENITIDLPGGGKLSDLFEVPEDETRYPEFSFFNVLPAYGMYARHIKELKISSLDIKTETIDLRPETLIID, translated from the coding sequence ATGAAAAAATTAGTTGTTTTTAACATAACCTCGTTATTTATTGCTCTGCTTCTTTTAGGAGCCATGGTTTCTTTTAGTCTGAAGCCAAAGATTTATGATATAAAAAACTTTGGTGCCAAAGGAGATAGTATAACCATTAATACAAAGGCTATTCAAAAAGCTATTGATAAGTGTTCAAAAAATGGTGGAGGAATTGTAGTTATTAAAGAGGGTGTTTATAGCAGTGGCACCATTCTTTTAAAAGATAATGTTACCCTTCAGATTGATAAAAGCGCTAAGCTTCTAGGCAGTGCTAACCCACAAGATTATCAAAGTATAGATACTTTTGTAGATGCTACAGGGCAAAAACGTGGTACCTGTTTGATTGGCGCAATGGGTGCTAAAAATATTGGTATTTCTGGTTCAGGAAGTATCGATGGTAACGGCACAGCCTTTCTTCCTGAAAATCTTTTTATCAAAAAAAAAGCATTAGGTATTTCGGGAGAGGATCGATTTGGAGGTAATCGTCCTTTTTTATTACGTTTTGTAAAATCAACTCAGATTACATTAAAAAACATCCATTTACGGGAAGCCGCAGCTTGGGCCTGTCATTTTTTTCAATCAAGTAATATCCTTGTAGACAACGTATCTATTTACAATCATGCAAACCAAAATAATGATGGTATTGATCTAGATTCTAGCCATGATATCATTATTAAAAACTGTAACATAAATTCTGGCGACGATGCTATTTGCATAAAATCTACGAGTCCATTACCTACTTATAATGTCAAGGTTTCCAATTGCACCTTAAAGAGTGATTGGGGAGCTATAAAGTTTGGTACCGAATCTATGGGAGATTTCTATAATATTGATATCCGTGATTGTAAAATTGAAGATACCAAAGGGGGCGGCATAAAAATACTAAGTGTAGATGGTGCTAACATTCATGACGTACTCATAGAAAATATAGAAATGAATCATGTAGACATGCCCATTTTTGTGCGCTTAGGAGAACGGTTAAGAACCTACAGAACCACCGACAAACAGGCGGTAGGTTCTATTCATAATGTTCGTATAAAAAATATTAAAGCAACTACTAGAGGCTTAGATAGCTCAAGAGTTTCACCGCCCTCTGGAATTTTAATTACAGGAACTCCAAAGCATAAAATAGGTGCTTTGACCTTAGAGAATATTACTATTGACTTACCTGGCGGAGGCAAATTGTCTGACCTATTTGAAGTACCTGAAGACGAAACTAGGTACCCAGAATTTAGTTTCTTTAACGTATTACCAGCATATGGAATGTATGCAAGACACATTAAAGAGTTAAAAATAAGTAGTCTTGATATAAAAACAGAGACTATAGACCTACGACCAGAAACACTAATTATAGATTAA